Proteins encoded together in one Oceanispirochaeta sp. window:
- a CDS encoding FAD:protein FMN transferase, translating to MTFRYTQHKTLIILFFLVSLNSCGIKTMDSVSDSQLLLGTSCFITIFSMDGENSPEYAIERGFATILEMENRLSTNIKSSEISTLNKLKTGSLTPDTLFIMKEALKIASLSSGRFDPSIGSLVSLWGIGTDSQRVPSTQEIKKALQSVDYKTIQVKGNTISLQKEGMMIDLGGIAKGHAADLVKKELIKAGVTSAIINLGGNVQLLGKKTDGSSWKIGIQNPEDLRGQYIGILETKDSAVVTSGIYERFFIEDGVHYHHILDSETGYPVNNGIQSLTVITGNSLWADGLSTALFSLGMKDAMIYAENHPDIEIIIIDSENQIHLSSHIKENFKLTNRADFTYSP from the coding sequence ATGACATTTAGATACACTCAACACAAAACCCTGATCATCCTGTTTTTCCTGGTCAGTTTGAATTCCTGCGGAATAAAAACGATGGATTCTGTCTCTGATTCACAGCTCCTGCTGGGAACTTCCTGTTTCATAACTATTTTCAGTATGGATGGAGAAAACAGCCCCGAATATGCCATTGAAAGAGGTTTTGCAACAATATTGGAGATGGAAAACCGCCTGAGCACCAATATAAAGAGCAGTGAGATATCCACTCTTAACAAGCTTAAAACAGGCTCACTCACTCCGGATACTCTTTTTATTATGAAAGAGGCACTGAAAATAGCCTCTCTTTCTTCGGGCCGCTTTGATCCATCTATTGGTTCTCTTGTGTCCCTTTGGGGAATAGGAACAGATTCTCAGAGAGTGCCTTCCACCCAGGAAATCAAGAAGGCCCTTCAGTCTGTAGACTACAAGACCATTCAGGTGAAAGGAAATACGATCAGCCTCCAGAAAGAGGGGATGATGATTGATCTGGGAGGAATTGCCAAAGGACATGCCGCAGATCTGGTTAAAAAGGAATTAATTAAGGCAGGAGTCACATCGGCTATCATCAACCTGGGCGGGAATGTTCAACTCCTTGGAAAAAAAACAGACGGGTCATCCTGGAAAATAGGCATACAGAATCCCGAGGATCTACGGGGGCAGTACATCGGAATTCTGGAAACAAAAGACAGCGCTGTAGTCACCTCGGGTATTTACGAACGATTTTTCATTGAAGATGGAGTACATTACCACCATATATTAGATTCTGAGACTGGATATCCTGTTAATAATGGAATTCAAAGCCTGACGGTCATCACCGGCAACAGCCTCTGGGCTGATGGATTATCAACAGCCCTTTTTTCATTAGGAATGAAAGACGCCATGATCTATGCCGAAAACCATCCTGATATTGAAATCATTATCATTGACAGTGAAAATCAGATTCACCTCAGTTCTCACATCAAAGAGAACTTCAAACTGACAAATAGGGCAGATTTTACCTACTCTCCCTGA
- a CDS encoding SpoIIE family protein phosphatase translates to MRIRNKLFLINVSVFLLFILIFSIFIITSFRLLDLKDLQREASSVRNLLLNLEYANRVVLNSTEAPTHTLGWAGKDVQKGLDDFSANENLQYLNQETINRIIKIRDMYKERNFESYFQNISDELSKVRPHLYETTLVLEVQDMLEQGNQDKLLYASMVKIEEEIRTFILWHRPLTDSFVSITLDIITEVQGQIKSIILLTGITVFLGLLLSIIIIVSIYRNLINTLNHVSMGILKISSGDLLTRIHIESKDELATIGQNFNLLTETIWQKLNNIGSIIHNMGQSLSSEADALTLEQSILDLAIENTHADSGALYIPDYERRQVICRLKSSSFAIPYEEEYNESIPFGKTIIGIFVLSGEPLFLRSLEGQNLIPVRGIFDRDYISSCLILPLISEKNVIALLCLQKNTEKTHFSDMDYSNIQSFVEFSAVTLNNLAQYTELLKSSGLNREMEIASDIQKSLLPPNLPRVNGFDLTVKTYTQKGISGEIYDFFPLGKERWLFCLAEVEEKGIASSMLLVILRTLVRILVKADQEPAEMLNTILDNFHETTGMDTKLKISLCLVEPNNKLFHYCGTSGQKMILFDKKSDTLKLITAQQKSAGKFISVKGSLRQDMFLLLMTDGFHNTRNEMNQLYGWNHPQNILKKYSDRSVDWLQDAINKDLSFFERNVGQRDDRTLFIARYKGAAK, encoded by the coding sequence ATGAGAATTCGAAATAAACTATTTTTAATCAATGTCTCGGTCTTTCTACTCTTTATTCTTATTTTTTCGATTTTTATCATAACCTCCTTTAGACTCCTGGATTTAAAAGACCTGCAAAGGGAAGCCAGTTCTGTAAGGAACCTTCTTCTGAATCTGGAGTATGCCAATAGGGTTGTATTGAATTCCACTGAGGCCCCCACTCACACCCTGGGATGGGCCGGTAAAGATGTTCAGAAAGGCTTGGACGATTTTTCAGCAAATGAAAACCTGCAGTATTTAAATCAAGAAACAATCAATCGAATCATTAAGATTCGGGATATGTATAAGGAACGAAATTTTGAGTCCTACTTTCAGAATATTTCAGATGAGCTTTCAAAAGTCCGTCCTCATTTGTATGAGACGACCCTTGTGCTGGAAGTTCAGGATATGTTGGAGCAGGGAAACCAGGATAAACTTCTTTATGCCTCAATGGTCAAAATTGAGGAAGAGATAAGAACATTTATACTCTGGCATAGACCGCTTACAGACTCTTTTGTATCAATCACCCTAGATATCATCACAGAAGTTCAGGGACAAATTAAATCTATCATTCTCCTCACCGGAATTACTGTTTTTCTTGGACTGCTTCTTTCCATCATTATTATTGTCAGTATTTATAGAAACCTGATCAATACACTAAATCATGTCAGTATGGGTATTCTAAAAATATCATCAGGAGACCTGCTCACCAGAATCCATATTGAATCAAAGGATGAATTGGCTACTATCGGGCAAAACTTTAATCTCTTGACCGAAACAATTTGGCAGAAGTTAAATAATATTGGAAGTATTATTCACAATATGGGACAATCCCTTTCCTCCGAAGCCGATGCTCTGACCCTTGAGCAGTCAATCCTGGATTTGGCCATTGAAAATACACATGCTGATTCGGGGGCTCTCTATATTCCTGATTATGAGAGGCGGCAGGTCATTTGCAGATTGAAAAGCAGTTCCTTTGCCATTCCTTATGAGGAGGAGTACAATGAATCGATTCCCTTTGGAAAAACGATCATCGGAATATTTGTACTTTCGGGAGAACCCCTGTTTCTACGCAGTCTGGAGGGGCAGAATCTGATCCCTGTAAGAGGCATATTTGATCGAGACTACATATCCTCCTGTCTTATTCTCCCACTCATTTCTGAAAAAAACGTTATTGCTCTCCTGTGTCTCCAAAAAAACACTGAAAAAACACACTTTTCTGATATGGATTACAGTAACATTCAATCCTTTGTCGAATTCAGTGCTGTAACTTTGAATAACCTGGCGCAATATACGGAGCTGCTCAAATCTTCGGGATTGAACCGTGAAATGGAAATTGCTTCAGATATCCAGAAGAGCCTTCTGCCTCCCAATCTGCCCCGGGTCAATGGTTTTGATTTGACAGTTAAGACTTATACACAGAAGGGAATCAGTGGGGAAATCTATGACTTTTTCCCTCTTGGTAAGGAGAGATGGCTCTTCTGCCTGGCGGAAGTTGAAGAAAAAGGGATTGCTTCATCCATGCTTCTGGTCATTTTAAGAACCTTGGTTCGTATCCTGGTCAAGGCAGATCAGGAACCGGCTGAAATGCTGAATACTATTCTTGATAATTTTCATGAAACAACAGGGATGGATACCAAATTGAAGATTAGCCTCTGTCTAGTGGAACCTAATAATAAGTTATTTCACTACTGTGGAACCTCAGGACAGAAAATGATCCTTTTCGATAAAAAATCTGACACACTGAAACTGATCACAGCACAACAGAAGAGTGCCGGCAAATTCATATCTGTTAAAGGATCACTCAGGCAAGATATGTTTCTTTTGCTCATGACCGATGGGTTCCACAATACAAGGAATGAAATGAATCAGCTTTATGGATGGAATCATCCCCAGAATATTCTAAAAAAATATTCTGACCGCTCTGTAGACTGGCTGCAGGATGCCATTAATAAGGACCTTAGTTTCTTTGAACGAAATGTCGGTCAAAGGGATGACCGCACCCTGTTCATCGCCAGGTATAAGGGAGCTGCCAAATGA